One Luteibacter sp. 9135 DNA segment encodes these proteins:
- a CDS encoding potassium channel beta subunit family protein has product MEYRRLGSTGLKVSALSYGAWVTFGRQVGRTQARELIALAYDRGVNFFDNAETYNAGDAERLMGDVIADLRLPRDAYTVSSKVYFGAVTDPKPTQRGLSRKHVFDACHQALQRLRVDYLDLYFCHRADPDTPILETVLAMDALVRQGKVMYWGTSEWTAVQIEEAHRVAREHHLIAPSMEQPQYNLLHRERFEREYAPLYERYGMGTTIWSPLASGLLTGKYNDGVPDDSRLGQPGNVWLRDEKLENDGTWLHTVRALAPIAADLGLPMATMSLAWCLKNPHVSTVILGASHTSQLEANLGALDAVSLLDEGVMRRIDGVLGQRSP; this is encoded by the coding sequence ATGGAATACCGCCGTCTCGGTTCGACCGGCCTCAAGGTGTCCGCGCTGTCTTACGGCGCGTGGGTGACGTTCGGCCGGCAGGTCGGGCGCACGCAGGCCCGCGAGCTGATCGCGCTGGCCTACGACCGTGGCGTGAACTTCTTCGACAATGCCGAAACCTACAACGCGGGTGACGCCGAGCGCCTCATGGGCGACGTGATCGCCGACCTGCGCCTGCCGCGCGATGCGTATACGGTGTCCAGCAAGGTCTACTTCGGGGCGGTGACCGACCCGAAACCCACCCAGCGCGGCCTGTCGCGCAAGCACGTGTTCGATGCGTGCCACCAGGCGCTGCAGCGCCTGCGCGTGGATTACCTCGATTTGTACTTCTGCCACCGTGCCGACCCCGATACGCCGATCCTGGAAACCGTGCTCGCCATGGACGCCCTGGTCCGGCAGGGCAAGGTCATGTACTGGGGCACCAGCGAATGGACGGCCGTGCAGATCGAAGAGGCGCATCGCGTGGCCCGCGAGCACCACCTCATCGCGCCGTCGATGGAGCAGCCGCAGTACAACCTGCTGCATCGCGAACGGTTCGAGCGGGAATACGCGCCGCTGTACGAGCGCTATGGCATGGGCACCACGATATGGTCGCCGCTCGCGTCGGGCCTGCTGACGGGCAAGTACAACGACGGCGTGCCGGACGATTCGCGCCTGGGCCAGCCGGGCAATGTCTGGTTGCGTGACGAAAAGCTCGAAAACGACGGGACTTGGCTGCACACCGTGCGTGCCCTCGCGCCGATCGCCGCCGACCTCGGTCTACCGATGGCCACGATGTCGCTGGCCTGGTGCCTGAAAAACCCGCACGTCTCCACCGTGATCCTCGGCGCCAGCCACACGTCGCAGCTGGAAGCCAACCTGGGGGCGCTGGATGCGGTGTCCCTGCTGGACGAAGGCGTGATGCGCCGGATCGACGGCGTACTGGGTCAGAGGTCGCCGTAG
- a CDS encoding adenosylmethionine--8-amino-7-oxononanoate transaminase, producing the protein MTETLFASQAADTLVARDLSVLWHPCTQMHDHETLPMVPVARGEGAWLVGTDGRRYLDAVSSWWTNLFGHAEPRIASAVKDQLDKLEHVIFAGFTHAPAVELAEELVRITPPGLDRVFLADNGSAAIEVALKMSFHYWLNRGHGEKTRFIALTGSYHGETLGALSVSDVALYRKTYAPLLLTPELAPSADTYEGEPGETPREIATRRLAQMRDILERHAHETCAVIVEPLVQCAGGMRMYDASYLTGLRALCDEFDVHFIADEIAVGFGRTGTLFACEQAGVSPDFMCLSKGLTGGFLPLSAVLTTQDVYQAFYAEYAAGKAFLHSHSYTGNPLACRAATATLGIFRDDPVLERNRVLAARMAQRIAPLVDHPHVAQVRQTGMIAAVEMVADKAKRTPFPAGDRRGLRVYRHGLAHGALLRPLGDIVYFMPPYAITEDEIDFMVDTAIAGIDAATR; encoded by the coding sequence ATGACCGAGACCCTTTTCGCTTCCCAGGCGGCCGACACGCTCGTCGCGCGCGACCTTTCCGTTCTCTGGCACCCGTGCACCCAGATGCACGACCACGAAACCCTGCCCATGGTACCCGTCGCACGCGGCGAAGGGGCATGGCTGGTCGGCACCGACGGCCGGCGTTACCTCGATGCCGTCAGTTCCTGGTGGACCAACCTGTTCGGTCATGCGGAACCCCGCATCGCCAGCGCGGTGAAGGACCAGCTCGACAAGCTGGAACACGTGATCTTCGCCGGCTTCACCCACGCGCCCGCCGTGGAACTGGCCGAGGAACTGGTGCGCATCACGCCGCCGGGCCTGGATCGCGTGTTCCTGGCCGACAACGGTTCCGCGGCCATCGAAGTGGCGCTGAAGATGAGCTTCCATTACTGGCTCAACCGCGGCCACGGCGAGAAGACCCGGTTCATCGCGCTCACCGGCAGTTACCACGGCGAGACGCTGGGCGCGCTTTCGGTCAGCGACGTGGCGCTGTACCGGAAAACCTATGCGCCGCTGCTGCTGACGCCGGAGCTCGCCCCCTCCGCCGACACCTACGAAGGCGAACCGGGCGAAACGCCACGCGAGATCGCCACCCGCCGCCTCGCGCAGATGCGCGACATCCTCGAACGCCACGCGCACGAAACCTGTGCGGTGATCGTCGAGCCGCTGGTGCAGTGCGCCGGCGGCATGCGCATGTACGACGCGTCTTATCTCACCGGGCTGCGCGCATTGTGCGACGAGTTCGACGTGCACTTCATCGCCGACGAGATCGCCGTGGGCTTCGGCCGCACGGGCACCTTGTTCGCCTGCGAGCAGGCCGGTGTCTCGCCCGACTTCATGTGCCTGTCCAAGGGCCTCACCGGCGGTTTCCTGCCGTTGTCGGCGGTGCTCACCACGCAGGACGTGTACCAGGCGTTCTACGCGGAATACGCGGCGGGCAAGGCCTTCCTGCACTCGCACAGCTACACCGGCAACCCGCTGGCCTGCCGGGCCGCGACCGCCACGCTGGGCATCTTCCGCGACGATCCCGTGCTCGAGCGCAACCGCGTGCTGGCCGCACGCATGGCGCAACGGATCGCCCCGCTGGTGGACCATCCGCACGTGGCGCAGGTCCGCCAGACCGGAATGATCGCCGCCGTGGAAATGGTCGCGGACAAGGCGAAGCGCACACCGTTCCCGGCCGGCGACCGACGCGGCCTGCGCGTGTACCGCCACGGCCTGGCCCACGGCGCGCTGCTACGTCCGCTGGGCGACATCGTCTACTTCATGCCGCCCTACGCCATCACGGAAGACGAGATCGACTTCATGGTGGATACCGCCATCGCCGGCATAGACGCCGCCACCCGCTAG
- the gspN gene encoding type II secretion system protein N, protein MKWLRRVALGVVVLLLAGGLFYWFLPASVAVPLFAARAKGVVLDDLSGTLWDGRAGRVTARDGRELGQASWRLGRDAILGRIHLQLHMDGRAGRFDGHLERTDPDTVHWTGVDFRLDAAALAGPASPQDLAPLGVVEGHIPRADLQGNWPLALEAVVRWHAAAVRTPEGVVALGNLALKAASTGGVLRATLADDGQGPLAANAALAASPLGWRLDGRLAPRAPDTALSHLIARFGPLGRDGAVNLQRKAGLAPANTP, encoded by the coding sequence TTGAAATGGCTTCGTCGGGTCGCCCTGGGCGTCGTCGTGCTGCTGCTTGCCGGCGGCCTGTTCTACTGGTTCCTGCCTGCCAGCGTGGCGGTGCCGCTGTTCGCCGCACGCGCGAAGGGCGTGGTGCTGGACGACCTGTCGGGCACGCTGTGGGACGGCCGCGCGGGTCGCGTCACGGCGCGTGACGGCCGCGAACTGGGCCAGGCCAGCTGGCGCCTGGGCCGTGACGCGATCCTCGGCCGCATCCATCTGCAGCTGCACATGGACGGTCGCGCCGGTCGCTTCGACGGGCATCTGGAGCGTACCGATCCCGATACCGTGCACTGGACCGGCGTCGATTTCCGGCTGGATGCCGCAGCGCTGGCCGGCCCGGCCTCTCCGCAGGACCTGGCGCCGCTCGGCGTGGTCGAAGGCCACATCCCGCGGGCCGACCTCCAGGGCAACTGGCCGCTGGCGCTGGAGGCGGTCGTCCGTTGGCACGCTGCGGCCGTGCGCACGCCGGAAGGCGTCGTGGCGCTGGGCAACCTGGCCCTGAAGGCGGCCAGCACCGGTGGCGTGCTGCGTGCCACGCTGGCCGACGACGGCCAGGGGCCGCTGGCCGCGAACGCGGCCCTTGCCGCCTCGCCGCTAGGCTGGCGCCTCGACGGTCGCCTGGCGCCGCGCGCTCCCGACACCGCGCTGTCGCATCTCATTGCCCGTTTCGGCCCGCTGGGTCGCGACGGTGCCGTCAACCTCCAACGCAAGGCCGGGCTCGCCCCCGCGAACACGCCATGA
- the nusB gene encoding transcription antitermination factor NusB, whose product MSTPHGIDLAARSRARRRALQALYAWQVGGAKMGNVIEQFRHEQDMVVADLEYFEDILRGVEQHVKELDEGIKPFVDREVAQIDPIELSALRMGAYELKYRPDVPYRVVINEAVEATKRFGADHGHSYVNGVLDKLATHWRTAEKRS is encoded by the coding sequence ATGAGCACGCCGCACGGGATCGACCTGGCTGCCCGCTCCCGCGCGCGCCGTCGTGCGCTGCAGGCGCTGTACGCGTGGCAGGTGGGCGGCGCCAAGATGGGGAACGTCATCGAGCAGTTCCGCCATGAGCAGGACATGGTGGTGGCCGACCTCGAATACTTCGAGGACATCCTGCGCGGAGTCGAGCAGCACGTGAAGGAACTGGACGAAGGCATCAAGCCCTTCGTCGATCGCGAAGTGGCGCAGATCGATCCCATCGAGCTGTCCGCCCTGCGCATGGGTGCCTACGAGCTGAAATACCGTCCGGACGTTCCCTACCGCGTCGTCATCAACGAGGCGGTGGAAGCCACCAAGCGGTTCGGTGCCGACCATGGCCACAGCTATGTGAACGGTGTCCTCGACAAACTCGCGACGCACTGGCGTACCGCCGAGAAGCGATCCTGA
- the ribH gene encoding 6,7-dimethyl-8-ribityllumazine synthase: MKIIEGDFATPKGRFAIVAGRFNSFVVEPLIEGARDTLVRHGVSDDAIDLIRVPGAWEIAQAAYKVAGAGGYAAVIGLGAVIRGSTPHFDYVAGEAAKGLGQAAYVSGVPVAFGVLTTDSIEQAIERAGTKAGNKGSDAAMVAIEMANLYTKLAR, from the coding sequence ATGAAGATCATCGAAGGCGATTTCGCCACCCCGAAAGGCCGTTTCGCCATCGTCGCGGGTCGTTTCAACAGCTTCGTCGTCGAGCCGCTGATCGAAGGCGCGCGCGACACCCTGGTCCGCCACGGCGTGAGCGACGACGCGATCGACCTGATCCGCGTACCCGGCGCCTGGGAGATCGCACAGGCCGCCTACAAGGTCGCCGGTGCCGGCGGGTACGCCGCCGTGATCGGCCTGGGCGCGGTCATCCGTGGCTCCACGCCGCATTTCGACTACGTGGCCGGTGAGGCCGCCAAGGGCCTGGGGCAGGCCGCGTATGTCTCGGGCGTGCCGGTGGCCTTCGGCGTGCTGACCACCGACAGCATCGAGCAGGCGATCGAGCGTGCCGGCACCAAGGCCGGCAACAAGGGCAGCGATGCCGCCATGGTCGCCATCGAGATGGCCAACCTCTACACGAAGCTGGCCCGATGA
- a CDS encoding inositol monophosphatase family protein, with protein MTNTLDTALAAAREAAQAAAEIILHYWRSGVEVIVKGDDTPVTAADREAEMAIRGILAAALPEAGIYGEEYGADDTSREYLWLVDPLDGTKSFVRRTPFFSTQIALMHRGELVLGVSSAPVYGERMWAVRGRGAFLDGEPVRVASTARLAEASISTGNVKTLTADRRWDALGGLIRDSNRIRGYGDFCHYHLLARGSLDLVVESDVNILDIAALAVIVTEAGGIFTDLSGAAPGLDTRSVLAGTPAIHAEALVRLTDGTIDR; from the coding sequence ATGACCAACACCCTCGACACCGCGCTTGCCGCTGCCCGGGAGGCCGCGCAGGCCGCGGCGGAGATCATCCTGCATTACTGGCGCTCGGGCGTGGAGGTGATCGTCAAGGGCGACGACACCCCGGTGACCGCCGCCGATCGCGAAGCCGAGATGGCGATCCGAGGCATCCTGGCCGCGGCCCTGCCGGAGGCGGGCATCTACGGCGAGGAATACGGTGCGGACGACACCTCGCGCGAGTACCTGTGGCTGGTGGACCCGCTGGACGGCACCAAGAGTTTCGTCCGCCGCACGCCGTTCTTTTCCACGCAGATCGCGCTGATGCACCGCGGCGAACTGGTGCTGGGCGTGTCCTCGGCCCCCGTGTATGGCGAGCGCATGTGGGCGGTGCGGGGCCGCGGCGCCTTCCTCGATGGCGAGCCGGTCCGCGTGGCGTCCACCGCCAGACTGGCGGAGGCGTCGATCTCCACGGGTAACGTGAAGACGCTCACCGCCGACCGCCGTTGGGATGCGCTGGGTGGCCTGATCCGCGACAGCAACCGCATCCGCGGCTACGGCGATTTCTGCCACTACCACCTGCTGGCGCGCGGCTCGCTCGACCTGGTCGTCGAGTCCGACGTGAACATCCTCGACATCGCCGCGCTGGCGGTGATCGTCACCGAGGCCGGCGGTATCTTCACCGACCTGTCCGGCGCCGCGCCCGGCCTGGACACGCGCAGCGTGCTGGCCGGCACCCCCGCGATCCATGCCGAGGCGCTGGTCCGGCTCACCGACGGTACAATCGACCGATGA
- a CDS encoding phosphatidylglycerophosphatase A family protein, whose protein sequence is MSTKYVLDPADRRRLLTSPAGWLACGFGSGLTPKAQGTFGSAAAILPWLLLRDLPPLAWMAILVVSFAVGVWACEIAGRILGVADHRSLVWDEFVGQWIALLPALLAPWWVVLAGFALFRLFDVWKPWPIAWFDRRVKGGLGVMLDDVIAGLFAAAVLSLVLFFVR, encoded by the coding sequence ATGAGCACCAAGTACGTCCTCGATCCGGCCGACCGCCGCCGCCTGCTGACCTCGCCGGCGGGCTGGCTGGCCTGCGGGTTCGGCTCGGGCCTGACGCCGAAGGCGCAGGGTACGTTCGGCTCGGCGGCGGCGATCCTGCCGTGGCTGCTGCTGCGCGACCTGCCGCCGCTCGCCTGGATGGCCATCCTGGTGGTGAGCTTCGCCGTTGGTGTGTGGGCGTGCGAAATCGCCGGGCGCATCCTCGGCGTGGCCGACCATCGCAGCCTGGTCTGGGACGAGTTCGTCGGCCAGTGGATCGCCTTGCTGCCCGCACTGCTTGCCCCGTGGTGGGTGGTGCTGGCCGGGTTCGCCCTGTTCCGCCTGTTCGACGTGTGGAAGCCCTGGCCGATCGCGTGGTTCGATCGTCGGGTGAAGGGTGGCCTGGGCGTCATGCTGGACGATGTCATCGCCGGCCTCTTCGCGGCGGCCGTGCTGTCGCTGGTCCTCTTCTTCGTTCGCTAG
- the nudE gene encoding ADP compounds hydrolase NudE: MNKRPTILATRDASTTHFRHAEEVDLEFSNGERRTFQRLKSSGHGAVLIVAMQDADTVLLVREYSVGVDHYELGAPKGRMDAGETAEEGANRELKEEVGFGARKLTFLGTLSLSPAYMTHRIHVVLAEDLYPERLPGDEPEELEVVSWRMDNLHELIAREDVTDGRSIAALFMAREYLAGRYKPA; encoded by the coding sequence ATGAACAAACGCCCGACGATCCTTGCGACGCGCGATGCGTCCACCACCCACTTCCGTCATGCGGAGGAAGTGGACCTGGAGTTCTCCAACGGCGAGCGCCGCACCTTCCAGCGCCTGAAAAGCAGCGGCCACGGGGCCGTACTGATCGTGGCCATGCAGGATGCGGACACCGTGCTGCTGGTGCGCGAATACAGCGTGGGCGTGGACCACTACGAGTTGGGCGCGCCCAAGGGCCGCATGGATGCCGGCGAGACCGCGGAGGAAGGCGCCAACCGCGAACTGAAGGAAGAAGTGGGCTTCGGTGCGCGCAAGCTCACCTTCCTCGGCACGCTGTCGCTCTCGCCGGCCTACATGACCCACCGCATCCACGTGGTGCTGGCCGAAGACCTCTACCCCGAGCGCCTGCCCGGCGACGAGCCGGAAGAACTGGAAGTCGTGTCCTGGCGCATGGACAACCTGCACGAACTGATCGCCCGCGAGGATGTCACCGACGGTCGTTCCATCGCCGCGCTGTTCATGGCCCGCGAGTACCTCGCCGGTCGCTACAAACCGGCATGA
- a CDS encoding 16S rRNA (uracil(1498)-N(3))-methyltransferase encodes MRSIRIHVDMPLTSGQDLTLPAQAGEHVARVLRLEAGAPVVLFSGNDGMEFDATLASVGKREVVAHVGAGRPVHNESPLALTLVQGVARGEKMDLIVQKATELGVGRIVPILTERSEVKLDAARGEKRLLHWRAVAASACEQSGRARVPQVDAAVPMATWLAALGDDSAMRLALLPEGTRRPGELALTGPALLAIGPEGGFGERDRTALAAHGFTGLRLGPRILRTETAGLAAIAALQALYGDL; translated from the coding sequence ATGCGCAGCATTCGCATCCATGTCGACATGCCGCTGACCAGCGGGCAGGACCTGACCCTGCCCGCCCAAGCAGGTGAACATGTGGCCCGCGTGCTGCGCCTGGAAGCCGGTGCGCCGGTGGTGTTGTTTTCCGGCAACGACGGCATGGAATTCGACGCCACGCTGGCCAGCGTCGGCAAGCGCGAAGTGGTGGCACATGTGGGTGCGGGTCGCCCCGTGCACAACGAATCGCCGCTGGCGCTGACGCTGGTGCAGGGCGTGGCGCGCGGCGAGAAGATGGACCTGATCGTGCAAAAGGCGACCGAACTCGGCGTCGGCCGCATCGTGCCGATCCTTACCGAGCGGTCCGAGGTGAAACTGGATGCCGCGCGCGGCGAGAAGCGCCTGCTGCACTGGCGCGCCGTGGCCGCCAGCGCCTGCGAGCAATCCGGCCGCGCGCGGGTACCGCAGGTGGACGCAGCCGTGCCGATGGCGACCTGGCTGGCCGCCCTGGGCGACGACAGCGCCATGCGGCTCGCCCTGCTACCCGAGGGCACGCGGCGCCCCGGGGAACTGGCCCTCACCGGCCCCGCGCTACTCGCCATCGGCCCGGAGGGTGGTTTCGGCGAGCGCGACCGCACGGCACTGGCGGCGCACGGTTTCACCGGCCTGAGGCTGGGCCCGCGCATCCTGCGCACGGAGACGGCGGGCCTGGCCGCCATCGCCGCGCTGCAGGCACTCTACGGCGACCTCTGA
- the mazG gene encoding nucleoside triphosphate pyrophosphohydrolase: MSRPVDDLIAIMARLRDPATGCPWDVKQDFASIAPYTIEEAYEVADAIDRHDMHDLRDELGDLLLQVVFHARMAEEAGHFAFGDVVQSICEKMVRRHPHVFDEVTHESDAARSRDWDRLKAEERRLKGGDDTSALAGISHGLPEWQRAVKLQKRAANVGFDWPDHRPVLDKIVEEIDEVRHEFDNGADEERLTDEIGDVLFVAANLARHAKVDVSRALRGANAKFERRFRGMEAIAAGEGRTLASYTLEEQEALWARVKAM; encoded by the coding sequence ATGAGCCGGCCCGTGGACGACCTCATCGCCATCATGGCGCGCCTGCGCGATCCGGCCACGGGCTGCCCGTGGGACGTGAAGCAAGACTTCGCCTCCATCGCGCCTTACACCATCGAGGAAGCGTACGAGGTGGCCGACGCGATCGACCGCCACGATATGCACGACCTTCGCGACGAACTGGGCGACCTGCTGTTGCAGGTGGTCTTCCATGCGCGCATGGCGGAGGAAGCCGGGCACTTCGCCTTCGGCGACGTGGTGCAGTCCATCTGCGAGAAAATGGTCCGCCGCCATCCGCACGTGTTCGACGAGGTGACGCATGAAAGCGACGCCGCGCGCTCGCGCGACTGGGACCGGTTGAAGGCGGAAGAGCGTCGCTTGAAAGGCGGCGACGATACCAGTGCACTCGCCGGTATCTCGCACGGCCTGCCCGAATGGCAGCGTGCGGTGAAACTGCAGAAGCGTGCCGCCAACGTCGGCTTCGACTGGCCCGATCATCGGCCGGTACTGGACAAGATCGTCGAGGAAATCGACGAGGTGCGCCACGAGTTCGACAACGGTGCGGACGAGGAACGTCTCACCGACGAAATCGGCGACGTGCTGTTCGTCGCGGCCAATCTTGCGCGGCATGCAAAGGTGGACGTATCGCGTGCATTGCGCGGTGCGAACGCGAAATTCGAACGCCGCTTCCGCGGCATGGAAGCCATCGCCGCCGGTGAAGGCCGCACGCTGGCGTCGTACACGCTGGAAGAACAGGAAGCCCTCTGGGCCCGCGTAAAAGCCATGTAG
- the cysQ gene encoding 3'(2'),5'-bisphosphate nucleotidase CysQ, which produces MTVAYADWLDPVCAIARQAADAILAIYAHDFEVVRKDDDSPVTAADLAAQRVIAEGLHTLAPGVPVISEEALAAPWSERRTWRRYWLVDPLDGTREFVKRNGEFTVNIALIEDHRPVLGVVLVPVSGDLYAAVSGGGAWRQRTVGAPREALATRPANGLLMVTGSRSYGTGRTMTLLDRLGTHETFALGSSLKFCVIARGEADIYLRLGATSEWDTAAAQCVLEEAGGAVLDLAGRPFRYNTRDSLINPEFIACGDTTVDWAARLIDPDDAA; this is translated from the coding sequence ATGACGGTGGCGTACGCGGATTGGCTCGACCCGGTCTGCGCGATCGCGCGCCAGGCCGCCGATGCGATCCTGGCCATCTACGCGCACGACTTCGAAGTGGTGCGCAAGGACGACGACTCCCCGGTGACCGCGGCGGATCTCGCCGCGCAACGTGTCATCGCCGAAGGGCTGCACACGCTCGCCCCCGGCGTTCCGGTCATTTCCGAGGAAGCCCTGGCAGCGCCGTGGTCCGAGCGCCGCACCTGGCGCCGCTACTGGCTGGTGGACCCGCTCGATGGCACGCGTGAGTTCGTCAAGCGCAACGGCGAGTTCACGGTCAACATCGCGCTCATCGAGGATCACCGACCGGTGCTGGGTGTGGTGCTGGTCCCGGTCTCGGGCGATCTGTATGCCGCGGTGTCCGGTGGCGGTGCCTGGCGCCAGCGCACGGTGGGTGCGCCCCGCGAGGCGCTGGCCACGCGGCCGGCCAACGGGCTGCTGATGGTCACCGGTAGCCGTTCCTACGGCACCGGCCGCACCATGACGCTGCTGGATCGCCTGGGCACGCACGAGACCTTCGCCCTGGGCTCGTCGCTGAAGTTCTGCGTGATCGCCCGCGGCGAGGCCGATATCTACCTGCGTCTGGGCGCCACCTCGGAGTGGGACACGGCTGCGGCGCAGTGCGTGCTCGAAGAAGCAGGCGGCGCGGTGCTCGACCTGGCCGGGCGCCCGTTCCGCTACAACACGCGCGATTCGCTGATCAATCCCGAATTCATTGCCTGCGGCGACACCACGGTGGACTGGGCGGCGCGCCTGATCGATCCGGACGACGCGGCATGA
- the thiL gene encoding thiamine-phosphate kinase, with translation MEFDLIDRIRRHTSVHRDDVLTGIGDDAAVVAVPAGRELAIAVDTLVEGIHFPPGTDPADIGWKALAVNLSDLAAMGATPAWALLALTTPDGDEAFFDGLARGFAELATPYRLALIGGDTTRGPLTVTVAVHGFIAPGEALLRSGARVGDAVMVTGTLGDAAAGLRCLEENDITPYAGMIERLNRPVPRLSAGQALRGVATACIDISDGLVADLGHICTASGVGASIDAALLPRSSALLTHFAEADAQDFALSGGDDYELCFTVPADQAAEVGAVLSRLGCGATRIGRIVEGAGVRVVDAAGETLAPARSGWNHFAA, from the coding sequence ATGGAATTCGACCTGATCGACCGCATCCGCCGTCACACCAGCGTCCATCGCGACGATGTGCTGACGGGAATCGGCGACGATGCGGCCGTGGTGGCCGTGCCCGCCGGGCGTGAACTGGCGATCGCGGTGGACACGCTGGTGGAGGGTATCCATTTTCCGCCGGGCACCGATCCGGCGGACATCGGCTGGAAAGCGTTGGCAGTGAATCTTTCCGATCTGGCCGCCATGGGGGCCACGCCCGCGTGGGCGCTGCTGGCGCTGACCACGCCCGACGGCGACGAAGCCTTCTTCGACGGCCTGGCCCGCGGTTTCGCCGAACTGGCCACGCCTTATCGCCTCGCGTTGATCGGTGGCGACACCACGCGTGGGCCGCTGACGGTCACCGTGGCGGTCCACGGCTTTATCGCACCGGGCGAGGCGTTGCTGCGTTCCGGCGCGCGCGTGGGCGACGCGGTGATGGTCACCGGCACGCTCGGTGACGCGGCGGCCGGCCTGCGTTGCCTCGAGGAAAACGACATCACACCCTATGCCGGCATGATCGAGCGGCTGAACCGGCCGGTGCCGCGCTTGTCGGCCGGGCAGGCGTTGCGCGGGGTGGCCACCGCCTGCATCGATATCTCCGACGGCCTTGTGGCCGACCTGGGCCACATCTGCACGGCCAGCGGCGTGGGTGCGTCCATCGATGCCGCGTTGCTGCCGCGCTCGTCCGCGCTGCTGACGCATTTCGCCGAGGCCGACGCGCAGGACTTCGCGCTGAGTGGCGGCGACGACTACGAGCTGTGCTTCACGGTACCCGCCGACCAGGCGGCTGAGGTGGGCGCCGTGCTTTCGCGGCTCGGCTGCGGTGCCACGCGCATCGGGCGCATCGTCGAAGGCGCGGGCGTGCGCGTGGTGGATGCCGCGGGAGAAACCCTTGCGCCGGCGCGCAGCGGCTGGAACCACTTCGCGGCATGA
- the ldcA gene encoding muramoyltetrapeptide carboxypeptidase — protein MPPTYDIRLIAPSGYPQSAEAMRRGIARLEAAGHRVTGQEVLARRELRFAGSDAERAADLNALADPSRDLPDIALAIRGGYGAHPLLPLLDYEGLGRRLRGAPVALLGLSDFTALQCALYAKSGLVTLGGPMLGGDFGAASLDAQTWAHVWETLAAEEGQATWDAPETSDIHVEGTLWGGNLAMLAGLAGTPYFPAIDGGILYVEDLAEPPYRVERMLYQLLHAGVLRRQAALVVGDFINYRVTEYDNGYDVDVALDRIAAASGVPIVRGLPFGHGPRKFTLPFGAPGRLRVAAGQARLTFTGHPRPKTP, from the coding sequence ATGCCCCCGACCTACGACATCCGCCTCATCGCCCCTTCCGGTTACCCGCAATCCGCCGAAGCCATGCGCCGGGGCATCGCCCGGCTGGAAGCGGCCGGCCACCGCGTAACCGGCCAGGAAGTGCTCGCACGTCGCGAATTGCGCTTTGCCGGCAGCGATGCCGAGCGTGCGGCCGACCTCAACGCGCTGGCCGATCCCTCGCGCGATCTTCCCGATATCGCCCTGGCGATCCGCGGCGGATACGGCGCGCATCCCCTGTTGCCGCTGCTCGATTACGAGGGCCTGGGCCGCCGCCTGCGTGGCGCGCCCGTGGCCCTGTTGGGCCTGAGCGACTTCACCGCGTTGCAATGCGCGCTGTATGCGAAGAGCGGTCTGGTGACGCTCGGCGGGCCCATGCTGGGGGGTGATTTCGGCGCGGCCAGCCTCGATGCCCAGACCTGGGCGCATGTATGGGAGACGCTGGCGGCGGAAGAAGGGCAGGCGACGTGGGATGCGCCGGAAACCTCGGACATCCACGTCGAAGGCACCCTCTGGGGTGGCAACCTGGCCATGCTGGCCGGGTTGGCCGGCACGCCGTATTTCCCGGCGATCGACGGCGGCATTCTTTATGTGGAAGACCTGGCCGAGCCGCCCTACCGCGTGGAACGCATGCTCTACCAGCTGCTGCATGCCGGCGTGCTGCGTCGCCAGGCGGCGCTGGTGGTGGGCGACTTCATCAACTACCGGGTGACCGAATACGACAACGGCTACGACGTGGACGTGGCGCTCGACCGCATCGCCGCCGCGAGCGGCGTACCCATCGTCCGCGGGCTGCCCTTCGGTCATGGCCCGCGCAAGTTCACCCTGCCGTTCGGCGCACCGGGCCGGCTGCGTGTCGCCGCCGGACAGGCCCGCCTCACGTTCACCGGCCATCCCCGGCCGAAAACCCCGTAA